From one Pseudomonas sp. B21-048 genomic stretch:
- the ispC gene encoding 1-deoxy-D-xylulose-5-phosphate reductoisomerase, translated as MSRPQQITVLGATGSIGLSTLDVIARHPERYQVFALSGFTRLSELLALCVRHTPRFAVVPESGAARGLQDDLRAAGLSTRVLVGEEGLCQIASDPQVDAVMAAIVGAAGLRPTLAAVEAGKKILLANKEALVMSGALFMQAVRKSGSVLLPIDSEHNAIFQCMPRDFARGLGAVGVRRILLTASGGPFRQTPMAELAHVSPEQACAHPNWSMGRKISVDSASMMNKGLELIEACWLFDATPSQVEVVIHPQSVIHSLVDYIDGSVLAQLGNPDMRTPIANALAWPERIDSGVAPLDLFAIARLDFQSPDEERFPCLRLARQAAEAGNSAPAMLNAANEVAVAAFLDGRARYLEIASIIEEVLNLEPVVAVDDLEAVFTADAKARVLAGQWLSRHGR; from the coding sequence GTGAGCCGCCCGCAACAGATTACCGTGCTGGGAGCTACCGGTTCGATCGGTCTGAGCACCCTCGACGTCATTGCCCGTCATCCCGAGCGTTATCAGGTTTTCGCCTTGAGCGGTTTCACTCGTTTGAGTGAGTTGCTGGCGCTGTGCGTACGTCATACGCCGCGCTTCGCCGTTGTGCCGGAATCTGGCGCTGCCCGAGGCTTGCAGGACGATTTGCGCGCGGCCGGTCTGTCGACGCGCGTTCTGGTGGGGGAGGAGGGCTTGTGTCAGATTGCCTCCGATCCGCAAGTCGATGCGGTGATGGCGGCCATTGTCGGTGCGGCGGGCTTGCGTCCGACCTTGGCGGCGGTCGAGGCCGGCAAGAAAATTCTTCTGGCCAACAAAGAAGCACTGGTGATGTCCGGTGCCCTGTTTATGCAGGCCGTGCGTAAAAGCGGTTCGGTGTTGCTGCCGATCGACAGCGAGCACAACGCGATTTTCCAGTGCATGCCACGGGATTTCGCCCGTGGGCTTGGTGCGGTCGGTGTGCGTCGGATTTTGCTTACAGCCTCTGGCGGCCCGTTCCGGCAGACACCCATGGCCGAACTGGCGCATGTTTCTCCCGAGCAAGCGTGCGCGCACCCGAATTGGTCCATGGGACGCAAGATTTCGGTGGATTCGGCCAGCATGATGAACAAAGGGCTCGAGCTGATCGAGGCCTGCTGGCTGTTCGACGCCACACCCTCCCAGGTCGAAGTGGTGATTCACCCGCAGAGCGTGATTCATTCGCTGGTCGACTACATCGACGGCTCGGTACTGGCGCAGTTGGGTAATCCGGACATGCGCACGCCGATTGCCAATGCCTTGGCCTGGCCAGAGCGAATCGACTCGGGTGTTGCGCCGCTGGACCTGTTTGCCATCGCTCGCCTGGATTTCCAGTCGCCCGATGAAGAGCGTTTCCCGTGCCTGCGCCTTGCACGTCAAGCCGCCGAGGCGGGCAATAGCGCGCCGGCCATGCTCAATGCCGCGAATGAGGTAGCTGTGGCTGCCTTTCTCGACGGACGGGCTCGCTACCTGGAAATCGCGAGTATTATCGAGGAAGTGTTGAACCTCGAGCCTGTGGTTGCGGTAGATGATCTCGAGGCAGTGTTTACGGCTGATGCGAAAGCACGGGTACTGGCCGGGCAATGGTTGAGTCGTCACGGGCGATAA